The genomic window TGAACCACACCGTGTTGCCGAGCGACCGCCACATCACCGGGTCGCCGAGCGCCTCGGCGTAGTTCGCGAACCCGACGAAACCGCCTCCGGCGCCGGTGAGGGACTGGTCGGTGAAGCTCAGGTACAGGCCGTGCAGCAGCGGCCACACCAGGAACAGCACGAACGCGATCATGAACGGGGTGAGGAACCCCCAGGCCGCCGCGGTCTCCCGGCGCTCGCCGCTCGCGCGGCGGATGCCGGGGTCCCGGCGGCCGGTCACGATGGTCGCCGTCGAGGTGGCGGGTGCCGTGGTGGTCATGACGCACCTCCGCGCGGGTTGGCCGGATTGGGTGTTCGCAGCTGGGTGTCCAGGCGGGAGCGGAAGCGGGCGATCGCCGCAGAGGGGTCATCGCCGGCCAGCAGCACGTTCTGCACCGCTGAGCCGAACTCCGCCTGGAAGCGCGAGCCGGACCCGGTGAACCACGCCGGGGGGTCATAGCGGACGTACTCCGCGGCGTCGGCGTAGTGGGCCTGCGGCAGCAGGTCCGCGTACTCGGGCGCCTCGGTGACGGGCAGGTATGCCGGGATGTGTCCGGCGCCGGCCCAATCGAACGATCCCTTGAGGATGTCGGCGACGAACCGGTAGACCAGGTCCCGCGTCTCGGGGTTCGGTGAGCTCTGATGCGGGAGGGTGAAGGCGTGGGAATCCGCGTAGACGCTGGGCGTGCCGAAGAGGGTCGGGATGATCGTGGCATCCAGCGGCAGATCCTGCTGCTGCATGGATCGCAGCTCCCACACGCCGGTGAGGAAGAGGCCGCTGCGGCCCGTCGCGAACTCGGCGATCGCGGACTGGTAGTCGTTCTCCCGCGCCGCGATCTCGCCGTCGAGCAGCTGCTGCATGAAGGTCAGCGAGGCCAGCGCCGCGTCGTCGTCCATCTCGGCGGTGCCGCCCTCCGGAAGCGCGATCTCTGAGCCGTGCTGGGTGTACAGCGTGTAGAACAGGCGCCACATCTGCGCGCCGTCGCCGAGGTACCCGTAGGACAGGCCGTGCCCCTCGGACTCGCCGGCGACGGCCCGGGCGAGCTCGAGGAAGTCCTCGGGGGAGGACACGGCGCGCAGGCGCCCGTCGCTGTCGAGCACGCCGGCGCGCTCGCAGATCTCGGTGTTGAACATGAGGATGAACGGGTGGGCGTCCAGCGCGACGCTGTAGAGGTCATCGCCGACGAACCCCTTCTCCCACACGGCCGCGGGGAACGAGCCCTCGTCGACGCCGAGATCGGCCAGGCGCTGCACGTCCCAGGGGTCCAGCAGCCCGCCGGGGGCGTATCCGACGACACGCGATGCGTGCATCACCGACAGGTCCGGTGCCCGTCCGCCTGCGGCGGCCATGGCGAGCTTGGTGTAGTACGGCTCACCCCACGACAGCACCGTCGGCCGCACGGCGTACGTGTTCTGCGCCGCGTTGGCGGTGTCGATGAG from Microbacterium sp. zg-Y625 includes these protein-coding regions:
- a CDS encoding extracellular solute-binding protein, whose protein sequence is MTPPAPVSRRQFLSLAGMLAGTAALAACSGSAVAGTTARPLQFWHLLSGADGVTMSGLIDTANAAQNTYAVRPTVLSWGEPYYTKLAMAAAGGRAPDLSVMHASRVVGYAPGGLLDPWDVQRLADLGVDEGSFPAAVWEKGFVGDDLYSVALDAHPFILMFNTEICERAGVLDSDGRLRAVSSPEDFLELARAVAGESEGHGLSYGYLGDGAQMWRLFYTLYTQHGSEIALPEGGTAEMDDDAALASLTFMQQLLDGEIAARENDYQSAIAEFATGRSGLFLTGVWELRSMQQQDLPLDATIIPTLFGTPSVYADSHAFTLPHQSSPNPETRDLVYRFVADILKGSFDWAGAGHIPAYLPVTEAPEYADLLPQAHYADAAEYVRYDPPAWFTGSGSRFQAEFGSAVQNVLLAGDDPSAAIARFRSRLDTQLRTPNPANPRGGAS